Proteins encoded together in one Sphingobium sp. MI1205 window:
- a CDS encoding cupin domain-containing protein — protein sequence MHLARFDIDLFLRDHWQKRPLLIRNPWTAWRNPLAPDELAGLACEEGVESRLITRQADRLAMESGPLPEDRFTELRDAWTLLVQAVDHHAPHVAALIQPFRFIPDWRIDDVMVSYATDGGGVGPHFDQYDVFLVQGLGRRRWRVGPRCDSATPLLPHDDLRLIPDFEATEDHILEPGDILYVPPCFAHDGVAVGGDCMTYSIGFRAPSRAELIENWCRHQADAMTDEDRYADPDLIRQSNAGEIAASAIDRMHAMAMEALSDRNAFARWFGLHNSLPKYADMDWRPDEPADRRTVRAMLAQGVPLGRNPASRFAFIRPGEPELLLFVDGHGFDCDGAAALLAEALCREPMTVVDAKLAASPAVVALVAALIDQGSLAFDAD from the coding sequence ATGCACCTCGCCCGTTTCGACATCGACCTGTTCCTGCGCGACCATTGGCAGAAGCGCCCGCTGCTGATCCGCAACCCGTGGACCGCATGGCGCAATCCGCTGGCGCCCGACGAGCTGGCCGGCCTCGCCTGCGAGGAGGGCGTCGAATCGCGCCTCATCACCCGGCAGGCGGATCGGCTCGCCATGGAAAGCGGCCCGCTGCCGGAGGATCGCTTCACCGAACTTCGCGACGCCTGGACGCTGCTGGTGCAGGCGGTCGACCATCATGCGCCCCATGTCGCGGCGCTGATCCAACCCTTCCGCTTCATCCCCGACTGGCGCATCGACGACGTGATGGTCAGCTATGCGACCGACGGGGGCGGCGTCGGGCCGCATTTCGACCAATATGACGTGTTCCTGGTGCAGGGCCTGGGCAGAAGGCGCTGGCGCGTCGGCCCGCGATGCGATTCCGCGACGCCGCTGCTGCCGCATGACGACCTGCGCCTGATCCCGGATTTCGAGGCGACGGAGGATCATATCCTCGAACCTGGAGACATTCTCTATGTCCCGCCCTGCTTCGCCCATGACGGCGTGGCGGTGGGCGGCGACTGCATGACCTATTCCATCGGCTTCCGCGCGCCGTCCCGCGCCGAACTGATAGAAAACTGGTGCCGCCATCAGGCCGACGCCATGACGGACGAGGATCGCTATGCCGATCCCGACCTCATCCGCCAGTCCAATGCCGGCGAGATCGCGGCCTCGGCCATCGACCGGATGCATGCCATGGCGATGGAGGCCCTGTCCGACCGCAACGCCTTCGCCCGCTGGTTCGGCCTGCACAACAGCCTGCCCAAATATGCGGACATGGACTGGCGGCCGGATGAACCGGCGGACCGGCGGACGGTGCGCGCCATGCTGGCCCAGGGCGTTCCGCTCGGCCGCAATCCGGCCAGCCGCTTTGCCTTCATCCGGCCGGGCGAACCGGAACTGCTGCTGTTCGTGGACGGCCATGGCTTCGATTGCGACGGCGCCGCCGCCCTGCTGGCCGAAGCGCTGTGCAGGGAACCGATGACGGTCGTGGACGCGAAACTCGCCGCTTCCCCGGCCGTGGTCGCGCTGGTGGCGGCGTTGATCGACCAGGGCAGCCTGGCGTTCGACGCGGACTGA
- a CDS encoding TetR/AcrR family transcriptional regulator, whose translation MTAGDGRHPRWQGGEAFASSQAIFRNAAHAMIRAGSLSTLSMRGLAAAVGASAMTAYRYYPDKHALIADVREEVWRQFAACLDRATAGISGAEDRFRRACDAYVRFALDREHEFRLLFETDKQETAARPEGSSDAASWTLLTGLVRQLMPDADRDEVLEQAHWIWASLHGMTMLHLSGRLMLGRSLDQLAAKVIEAHLQALRQSAGRRASPVAPLP comes from the coding sequence ATGACCGCCGGGGATGGGCGCCACCCGCGCTGGCAGGGGGGGGAGGCGTTCGCCTCCTCCCAGGCGATCTTTCGAAACGCGGCCCACGCCATGATCCGGGCCGGCAGCCTGTCGACCCTGTCCATGCGCGGCCTTGCGGCGGCGGTCGGGGCCAGCGCCATGACCGCCTATCGCTACTATCCCGACAAGCATGCCCTGATCGCCGATGTGCGCGAGGAGGTGTGGCGGCAATTCGCGGCCTGTCTCGACCGTGCGACGGCCGGCATTTCCGGCGCGGAGGATCGGTTCCGGCGCGCCTGCGACGCCTATGTGCGCTTTGCGCTCGACCGGGAACATGAATTCCGCCTGCTGTTCGAAACCGACAAGCAGGAAACGGCCGCCAGGCCGGAGGGGTCGAGCGACGCCGCGTCCTGGACCCTGCTGACCGGGCTGGTCAGGCAACTGATGCCCGACGCGGACCGGGACGAGGTTCTGGAGCAGGCGCACTGGATCTGGGCGAGCCTGCACGGAATGACGATGCTGCATCTTTCCGGCCGGCTGATGCTGGGCCGGTCGCTCGACCAACTGGCCGCGAAGGTGATCGAGGCCCACCTCCAGGCCTTGCGGCAAAGCGCCGGCAGGCGCGCGTCCCCGGTCGCGCCGCTTCCATAG
- a CDS encoding LytTR family DNA-binding domain-containing protein, translated as MHDFAKLHVEDWAKRHGLLAGIALLFAATLAWLGAFGSHDFEPFARVGYWTVIFLVQYGLAAVTMPLLRAWPPLAAGSMVHRVALGTAITSVPMFFVTAAASMSEGTWTPVPSEVFELILAIWIIGGAYLFLWEKLSSAPFPAGRSVEAAAPPIPNPPAEAASRRAPATDGLLFERLPPELGRDVICLGNEDHYVRVHTTLGNALILMRFADALDSLSAMEGQRVHRSWWVSRSAVVRIDRFGRTARLQLRNGLTVPVSQPYLALAKRLWGPTHGTVAA; from the coding sequence ATGCACGATTTCGCGAAATTGCATGTCGAGGATTGGGCGAAGCGGCACGGCCTGCTGGCGGGAATCGCGCTGTTGTTCGCGGCCACGCTCGCCTGGCTCGGCGCCTTCGGTTCCCATGATTTCGAACCGTTCGCGCGGGTCGGCTATTGGACCGTCATCTTCCTCGTCCAATATGGGCTGGCCGCCGTGACGATGCCTCTTCTGCGGGCCTGGCCCCCGCTCGCCGCCGGTTCCATGGTCCATCGCGTGGCGCTGGGAACGGCGATCACCTCCGTGCCGATGTTCTTCGTCACCGCCGCCGCCTCGATGTCGGAGGGGACGTGGACCCCGGTTCCCAGCGAAGTGTTCGAACTGATCCTGGCGATATGGATCATCGGCGGGGCCTATCTGTTCCTCTGGGAAAAACTGTCTTCCGCGCCCTTCCCGGCGGGACGGTCCGTCGAAGCGGCGGCGCCGCCGATCCCGAACCCGCCGGCAGAGGCCGCGTCCCGGCGCGCTCCCGCGACGGACGGCCTCCTGTTCGAACGGTTGCCGCCCGAACTGGGGCGGGACGTCATATGCCTGGGCAATGAGGATCATTATGTCCGCGTGCACACGACCCTGGGCAACGCCCTCATCCTCATGCGCTTCGCCGACGCGCTGGACAGCCTGTCGGCCATGGAGGGCCAGCGGGTCCATCGGTCCTGGTGGGTGTCGCGAAGCGCGGTCGTCCGGATCGACCGTTTCGGCCGCACGGCGCGGCTGCAATTGCGCAACGGCCTGACCGTGCCGGTGTCGCAACCCTATCTCGCGCTTGCGAAAAGGCTCTGGGGTCCGACCCACGGCACGGTCGCGGCATGA
- a CDS encoding MipA/OmpV family protein, which produces MKRLVIRPLLALFTIASAPAAAQEALGDTAESGRKMEDGREGNGPTGFIALGPGATPAYDGAKSYQLIPFGIADLRWKGMEFELRGLRARLDLLGDSPVQFGPAINLRFKRNSSSDGDGRVKLLDDVGQAVELGGFVGYRFGGDEKGQGEVAVDLTVLKDVNDGHDGLVATAQLSYAAYRGGRVFVNVDAQANYGDGKYMRSYFGVTAEESLRSGLAAYRPGGGLRDVGAGATLGYRLSRRWGLIARAGANRYLGDAGDSPIVEEGSKVQAIAGLALSFSF; this is translated from the coding sequence ATGAAACGACTTGTCATCCGGCCCCTCCTGGCCCTGTTCACCATCGCCTCCGCCCCCGCGGCCGCGCAGGAGGCGCTCGGCGATACGGCGGAGAGCGGCCGCAAGATGGAGGACGGGCGGGAAGGGAATGGGCCTACGGGCTTCATCGCGCTCGGCCCCGGCGCCACGCCCGCCTATGACGGCGCCAAAAGCTATCAGCTCATTCCCTTCGGCATAGCCGACCTGCGCTGGAAGGGGATGGAGTTCGAACTGCGCGGGCTGCGCGCCCGCCTAGACCTGCTGGGCGACAGCCCGGTGCAGTTCGGCCCGGCGATCAACCTGCGGTTCAAGCGCAACAGTTCGAGCGACGGCGACGGACGAGTGAAGCTGCTGGACGATGTGGGACAGGCTGTCGAGCTGGGCGGGTTCGTCGGCTATCGCTTCGGCGGCGATGAAAAGGGGCAGGGGGAGGTCGCCGTCGACCTGACCGTGCTCAAGGACGTCAATGACGGCCATGACGGCCTGGTGGCGACCGCGCAGCTTTCCTACGCGGCCTATCGCGGCGGTCGGGTTTTCGTGAATGTCGACGCGCAGGCCAATTATGGCGACGGCAAATATATGCGCAGCTATTTCGGCGTCACGGCGGAGGAGTCGCTGCGGTCCGGCCTTGCCGCCTATCGGCCCGGCGGCGGCCTTCGCGACGTCGGCGCGGGCGCGACCCTGGGCTATCGGCTCAGTCGGCGCTGGGGGCTGATCGCGCGGGCCGGCGCCAACCGTTATCTTGGAGACGCCGGCGACAGCCCGATCGTCGAGGAGGGATCGAAGGTGCAGGCCATTGCCGGCCTCGCCCTCTCCTTCAGCTTCTGA
- a CDS encoding efflux RND transporter periplasmic adaptor subunit: MTDHSPAGLPAMDVRAGRLMAVAAALAALLLPGCGAARRDEAEPGPTAVRVALAAPASARQGVSASGTAAYERQSTLSFRVGGVISRLSVDIGSRIRVGQPLARIAGTDIQQQLASRDAELARATRTLARLEALAQSGSVASAAVQDQRDTVEQARAAAAAARYDQQSATLVSPFSGVVLERLSQLGETVGAGQAILRVADYDSPLVIRVPLAERDAEGIAIGTPAEVRFEGRQALPGRVAKSQPLVDGATGTRMVEVRLPPGGHGQSGAIASVRFPSSAAPAQPSLAAVPAEAFVPRSGREGGVFTVGANGRARFVRLRLVRFEADDAVVAGLSPGTRVVTAGAGYLKDGDPVLVAGGN; this comes from the coding sequence ATGACCGATCATTCCCCCGCAGGCCTGCCCGCCATGGATGTGCGGGCGGGCCGTCTCATGGCCGTCGCGGCGGCCCTCGCCGCCTTGCTGCTGCCCGGCTGCGGCGCGGCGCGGCGCGACGAGGCGGAACCGGGCCCCACGGCCGTCCGCGTCGCTCTCGCCGCGCCGGCTTCCGCGCGACAGGGGGTCAGCGCCTCCGGCACGGCGGCCTATGAGCGGCAATCCACCCTGTCCTTTCGCGTCGGCGGCGTGATTTCCCGCCTGTCGGTCGACATTGGGAGCCGCATCCGCGTGGGTCAGCCGCTGGCCCGGATCGCCGGCACCGACATCCAGCAACAGCTCGCTTCGCGGGATGCGGAGCTGGCCCGCGCCACGCGCACCCTGGCGCGGCTGGAGGCGCTCGCGCAGAGCGGGTCGGTCGCGTCGGCGGCGGTTCAGGACCAGCGCGACACGGTGGAACAGGCGAGGGCGGCGGCGGCGGCGGCGCGTTACGACCAGCAATCGGCAACGCTCGTCTCGCCCTTTTCCGGCGTGGTGCTGGAACGCCTGTCGCAGCTTGGCGAAACGGTCGGCGCGGGACAGGCGATCCTGCGGGTCGCGGACTATGACAGCCCGCTCGTCATCAGGGTGCCGCTGGCGGAACGGGATGCCGAGGGCATCGCCATCGGCACGCCTGCCGAAGTCCGTTTCGAAGGGCGGCAGGCGCTGCCCGGACGGGTCGCGAAAAGCCAGCCGCTGGTCGACGGCGCGACGGGCACGCGCATGGTCGAGGTCCGGTTGCCGCCGGGCGGCCATGGGCAAAGCGGCGCCATCGCCTCCGTCCGGTTCCCGTCCTCCGCCGCCCCCGCGCAACCTTCGCTGGCGGCCGTCCCCGCCGAAGCCTTCGTCCCCCGATCGGGCCGGGAGGGGGGCGTCTTCACCGTCGGCGCGAACGGCCGGGCCAGGTTCGTCCGCCTGCGGCTGGTCCGGTTCGAGGCCGACGATGCGGTCGTGGCCGGCCTGTCCCCCGGCACGCGCGTCGTCACGGCGGGAGCGGGCTATCTGAAAGACGGCGATCCTGTCCTTGTGGCGGGCGGGAACTGA
- a CDS encoding efflux RND transporter permease subunit, with amino-acid sequence MGFNPAAFLIRRSRLTLVLTGLALAVGIASWISVARSEDPQFPVPGMSIRIAMPGATPADLEQLVIKPVENALYGIDDLKDVQASATDGAATIQAEFDWSSSAERKYEEVVREVTALRPTLPDGVTRLDVVRNRTSETAIFQAALVSDRLPMRRLEKFADDMVEDIARIPGVRRAEYWGAPPMEVRVAIDPGRLAELRLPASLVVDALKRASDEAPVGSVNAGQRRLIVRTGGAFRSLDDVRRVPVLSREGAVARIGDLARVEWASGEPEHVVRFNGRRALLLTATAKEGVDIGVLTQAIRTELACFERMVPGGVKLEYGFFQASNVERRLNGLYRDFLLALAIVSITLLPLGLRAAGVVMFAIPLSLLAGLAILQALGFGLNQLSISGFVLSLGLLVDDSVVVVENITRRQRSGEDRVTAAMEGSRQILLAVAGCTACLLLAFLPLLALPEGSGAFIRSLPVSVIATVSASFVIALTIIPFVASRVLPAREDEKGNRMLAMIERGVHRFYAPVLHRALDRPGLALALLGGLCLFIAPLIAAIGTSLFPPADTPQFLVRIELPQGASLPATDAVLRQVERRLARAPEVEWFAANLGRGNPQIYYNVRQHDPDPAFAEVAVSLRDGRPAHSARLLSDLRREFAAFPGARITVLGFVQGPPIAAPIEIRIAGEDLATLSALARRAEAAMAGTPGIRDVDNPVRQDRADLALGIDEAKAAALGVPAGAARQAARLALDGEFSGRLRDAEGDDYPVRVRLPMAQRNRVEALDRIHVPSVDGRAVPLRALADPGMETGPARIERHDRERSVTLTAYVGAGHLTGAVTQAALDRVRGAVRLPAGYTIALGGEAEEQESGNAGMTAAAIVACLGILAVLVMEFGRFRLVAVVASIIPLGLLGAVLALWLTGNSLSFTAMIGLIALIGIEIKNSILLVDFTEQLRGQGIAMREAIEQAGEMRFLPVLLTSVTAIGGLLPLAMGGSGLYGPMAVAIIGGLIASTLLSRVATPVVYLLLARTGEAS; translated from the coding sequence ATGGGCTTCAACCCCGCCGCCTTCCTCATCCGGCGCAGCCGCCTGACCCTGGTCCTGACAGGCCTGGCGCTGGCGGTCGGGATTGCCTCCTGGATCAGCGTCGCGCGGTCCGAAGACCCCCAATTCCCGGTTCCGGGCATGAGCATCCGCATCGCGATGCCGGGGGCCACGCCCGCCGATCTGGAGCAGCTGGTGATCAAGCCGGTCGAAAATGCCCTCTACGGCATTGACGACCTGAAGGACGTGCAGGCCAGCGCGACCGACGGCGCGGCGACGATCCAGGCCGAATTCGACTGGTCCAGCAGCGCCGAGCGCAAATATGAGGAGGTCGTCCGCGAGGTCACGGCCCTGCGGCCGACGCTGCCCGACGGCGTCACGCGGCTGGACGTCGTCCGCAACCGGACCAGCGAGACGGCGATCTTCCAGGCCGCCCTGGTCAGCGACCGGCTGCCGATGCGGCGGCTGGAGAAATTCGCCGACGACATGGTGGAGGATATTGCCCGCATCCCCGGCGTGCGCCGGGCGGAATATTGGGGCGCGCCGCCGATGGAGGTGCGCGTCGCGATCGATCCGGGCCGCCTCGCCGAACTGCGCCTGCCCGCCTCGCTGGTCGTCGACGCGCTGAAGCGGGCCAGCGACGAGGCGCCCGTCGGATCGGTCAATGCGGGGCAGCGCCGCCTGATCGTCCGGACCGGCGGCGCCTTTCGCTCGCTCGACGATGTGCGGCGGGTTCCGGTCCTTTCCCGCGAGGGGGCGGTGGCGCGCATAGGCGACCTGGCGCGGGTCGAATGGGCGAGCGGGGAGCCGGAGCATGTCGTCCGCTTCAACGGCCGGCGCGCCCTGCTGCTTACCGCCACGGCCAAGGAGGGCGTGGACATCGGCGTCCTGACCCAGGCGATCCGGACGGAACTGGCCTGTTTCGAGCGGATGGTCCCCGGCGGCGTCAAGCTCGAATATGGCTTCTTCCAGGCCAGCAATGTGGAGCGGCGGCTGAACGGCCTCTACCGGGATTTCCTGCTGGCGCTGGCCATCGTCTCCATCACGCTGCTTCCGCTGGGGCTGCGCGCCGCCGGGGTGGTGATGTTCGCCATCCCGCTGTCGCTGCTTGCCGGCCTTGCCATCCTGCAGGCGCTGGGGTTCGGGCTGAACCAGCTTTCGATCAGCGGTTTCGTGCTTTCGCTGGGGCTGCTCGTCGACGACAGCGTCGTGGTGGTCGAGAACATCACGCGCCGCCAGCGATCCGGCGAGGACCGCGTCACCGCCGCCATGGAGGGTTCGCGGCAGATATTGCTGGCGGTCGCGGGGTGCACGGCCTGCCTGCTGCTCGCCTTCCTGCCGCTGCTGGCGCTGCCGGAAGGGTCGGGCGCGTTCATCCGCTCCCTTCCCGTCAGCGTGATCGCCACGGTTTCCGCATCCTTCGTCATCGCGCTCACGATCATTCCCTTCGTCGCCAGCCGGGTGCTGCCCGCACGCGAGGATGAGAAGGGCAATCGCATGCTGGCGATGATCGAGCGGGGCGTCCATCGCTTCTACGCGCCCGTGCTGCATCGCGCGCTCGACCGGCCCGGGCTGGCGCTGGCGCTGCTGGGCGGGCTCTGCCTGTTCATCGCGCCGCTGATCGCGGCCATCGGGACCAGCCTTTTCCCGCCGGCCGACACGCCGCAATTCCTGGTCCGCATCGAACTGCCGCAGGGGGCTTCGCTGCCCGCGACCGACGCGGTCCTGCGCCAGGTCGAACGGAGGCTCGCGCGGGCGCCGGAGGTGGAATGGTTCGCCGCCAATCTGGGCCGGGGCAATCCCCAGATATATTATAATGTCCGCCAGCATGATCCCGACCCTGCCTTCGCGGAGGTCGCGGTGTCTTTGCGCGACGGCCGGCCCGCCCATTCCGCCCGGCTTCTTTCGGACCTGCGGCGGGAGTTCGCCGCCTTTCCAGGGGCGCGCATCACCGTCCTGGGCTTCGTTCAGGGTCCGCCGATCGCCGCCCCCATAGAAATCCGCATCGCCGGCGAGGATCTCGCTACCCTGAGCGCCCTTGCCCGGCGGGCGGAGGCGGCCATGGCCGGCACGCCGGGCATCCGCGACGTCGACAATCCGGTCCGCCAGGACCGCGCCGACCTGGCGCTGGGGATCGACGAGGCGAAGGCGGCTGCGCTGGGCGTCCCGGCGGGCGCCGCCCGACAGGCCGCCCGGCTGGCGCTGGACGGCGAATTTTCCGGCCGCCTTCGCGATGCGGAAGGGGACGACTATCCCGTCCGCGTCAGGCTGCCCATGGCGCAGCGCAACAGGGTCGAGGCGCTCGACCGGATCCATGTTCCGTCCGTCGACGGCCGGGCGGTGCCGCTTCGCGCCCTTGCCGATCCCGGCATGGAAACGGGACCGGCGCGCATCGAACGCCATGATCGCGAACGATCCGTCACCCTGACGGCCTATGTCGGGGCAGGCCATCTGACGGGCGCGGTGACGCAAGCCGCGCTCGACCGGGTGCGCGGGGCCGTGCGCCTGCCGGCGGGCTACACCATCGCGCTTGGCGGCGAAGCGGAGGAGCAGGAAAGCGGCAATGCGGGGATGACGGCGGCGGCGATCGTCGCCTGCCTCGGCATATTGGCCGTGCTGGTCATGGAATTCGGGCGCTTCAGGCTCGTCGCTGTGGTGGCCAGCATCATACCGCTCGGCCTGCTCGGCGCCGTCCTGGCGCTGTGGCTGACGGGCAATTCGCTGAGCTTCACGGCGATGATCGGCCTGATCGCGCTGATCGGCATAGAGATAAAGAATTCGATCCTTCTCGTCGATTTCACCGAACAGTTGCGGGGGCAGGGGATCGCCATGCGCGAAGCGATCGAGCAGGCGGGCGAGATGCGCTTCCTGCCCGTGCTGCTCACCTCCGTCACGGCGATCGGCGGGCTGCTGCCGCTGGCCATGGGCGGATCGGGGCTGTACGGCCCGATGGCGGTCGCGATCATCGGCGGCCTGATCGCCTCCACCCTGCTGTCGCGGGTGGCGACGCCGGTCGTCTATCTCCTGCTCGCCCGGACGGGAGAAGCGTCGTGA